In Chryseobacterium shigense, the following proteins share a genomic window:
- a CDS encoding four helix bundle protein, which translates to MDFGEAIFKLSQNFPKDEAFNLTSQIRRASDSVGLNISEGSILQSKAEFKKFLGYSVRSLAETVTCLYKAKNREYISEENFKTIYNESYNLMNQIIAFRNQLKD; encoded by the coding sequence ATGGATTTTGGAGAAGCAATTTTTAAGCTGTCTCAAAATTTTCCAAAAGATGAAGCTTTCAACTTAACATCTCAGATAAGAAGAGCATCAGATTCTGTAGGATTAAATATTTCAGAAGGAAGTATATTACAGTCCAAAGCAGAATTTAAAAAGTTTTTAGGATATTCAGTTCGATCTTTAGCTGAAACGGTAACATGCTTGTATAAAGCAAAAAACAGAGAATATATTTCGGAAGAAAATTTTAAAACAATATATAATGAAAGTTATAATTTGATGAATCAGATTATAGCTTTTAGAAATCAGTTAAAAGATTAA
- a CDS encoding GIN domain-containing protein, producing MKKIWYASLLMAAVSCGKVSPKGNIENKEVPVENFKSIFLKGKFRVFYARGEKNMVDVETYPNVFDNLDIDVKDDGLFITESRETKGVDFYNITIYSKYNPEKISISDSAEMNISSEIKTDNFRLNLKNYSTFMGSVNTRRAEVEMQNRSRANFLGFTKNAVIKISDTASLIAPYWKIENLNIDSKNGNYAEVNVKDSLKGNIQNTAKFIYYNNPIRAFKIDKATRVENKKLNN from the coding sequence ATGAAAAAAATATGGTACGCATCCCTGCTGATGGCAGCGGTTTCCTGCGGAAAAGTTTCTCCAAAAGGGAATATTGAAAATAAAGAAGTTCCTGTTGAGAACTTTAAAAGTATTTTTCTCAAAGGAAAATTCAGGGTTTTTTATGCGAGAGGAGAAAAAAATATGGTGGATGTGGAAACTTACCCGAATGTGTTTGATAACCTGGATATTGATGTAAAAGACGATGGATTATTCATTACCGAATCAAGAGAGACGAAAGGAGTGGATTTTTACAATATCACCATTTACTCAAAATATAATCCTGAAAAAATAAGCATCTCCGATTCCGCAGAAATGAATATTTCAAGTGAAATAAAGACCGATAATTTTAGGCTTAATTTAAAAAATTATTCTACTTTTATGGGTTCAGTCAACACAAGAAGAGCAGAAGTAGAAATGCAGAACAGAAGCCGGGCCAATTTTTTAGGATTTACTAAAAATGCAGTGATAAAGATCTCAGATACAGCAAGTCTGATAGCGCCTTACTGGAAAATAGAAAACCTGAATATTGACTCTAAAAACGGGAATTATGCAGAAGTGAACGTAAAAGATTCCTTAAAAGGAAATATTCAGAATACAGCAAAATTCATTTATTATAACAACCCGATCCGGGCTTTTAAAATTGATAAAGCAACCCGTGTTGAAAATAAAAAATTGAACAACTGA
- a CDS encoding glycosyltransferase family 2 protein, translated as MNLSIVIPLLNEEASLEELFSRIDNVCNTNSLSYEIWFVDDGSTDLSWSIIENMRIQHPQIHAIKFSRNYGKSQALHAAFERTNGDVVITMDADLQDFPEEIPELYKMVIEDNYDIVSGWKKKRFDNVMTKNVPSKLFNAAARKVSGVYLHDFNCGLKAYKKQVVKSIDVYGDMHRYIPVLAANAGFRRITEKEVQHQARPYGTSKFGTERFIRGFLDLVTLWFVSRFGGRPMHFFGAVGTVMFIVGFLSALWLGISKLIDVARGIYGHLITNNPWFYIALTMMIMGTLLFIAGFLGEMIIRTNREHKNYNIDEVI; from the coding sequence ATGAATTTATCTATAGTTATTCCGTTATTAAACGAAGAAGCCTCTTTGGAAGAACTTTTTTCAAGGATCGACAATGTTTGTAATACCAACAGTTTGTCCTATGAAATATGGTTTGTTGATGACGGAAGTACAGATCTGTCGTGGAGCATCATCGAAAATATGAGGATTCAGCATCCACAGATCCATGCAATAAAATTTTCCAGGAATTATGGGAAATCACAGGCTCTTCATGCCGCTTTTGAAAGAACCAACGGAGACGTAGTCATTACCATGGATGCTGATTTACAGGATTTTCCGGAAGAAATCCCTGAGCTTTACAAAATGGTGATTGAAGATAATTATGATATCGTTTCAGGATGGAAAAAGAAACGTTTTGATAATGTAATGACAAAAAATGTTCCGTCCAAACTATTCAATGCAGCTGCTAGAAAAGTTTCGGGAGTCTATCTTCACGATTTCAACTGCGGACTTAAAGCCTATAAAAAGCAGGTGGTAAAATCAATCGATGTATATGGCGATATGCACCGTTATATTCCTGTTCTCGCGGCTAATGCCGGATTCAGAAGAATTACCGAAAAAGAAGTACAGCATCAGGCAAGGCCTTATGGAACTTCAAAATTCGGAACCGAAAGATTTATCAGAGGTTTTCTTGATCTTGTAACCCTTTGGTTTGTAAGTCGTTTTGGAGGAAGACCCATGCATTTCTTTGGCGCAGTAGGAACGGTGATGTTCATTGTAGGATTTCTTTCTGCACTTTGGCTGGGAATTTCAAAACTGATTGACGTTGCGAGAGGAATTTACGGACATTTAATAACAAACAATCCGTGGTTTTATATTGCACTTACGATGATGATTATGGGAACATTGCTTTTCATAGCCGGATTCTTAGGCGAAATGATTATCAGAACCAACAGGGAGCATAAGAATTATAATATTGATGAAGTGATTTAA
- a CDS encoding DUF4199 domain-containing protein, whose amino-acid sequence MTKSPSTLGILLFIATMIIFFVAYYFFSGINYFDISLKINAFVLPILYAGAAFWSVKSFWNKNRVVTFKDAFSRAFVPMFIGGILSIFSIYAFLNFVDTDAKKLLNYQYVQRQKTELDTEYQSARKILKHQKDIDELDKKYKERLPSFSPEAIKGKDMLTASHFSGYFAAILIFYVVLSVFFGAFFRTRTVYQETENQE is encoded by the coding sequence ATGACGAAAAGTCCATCAACATTAGGAATTTTACTTTTTATCGCTACAATGATCATCTTTTTTGTAGCCTATTACTTTTTTTCAGGAATTAATTACTTTGATATCTCTTTGAAAATCAATGCATTTGTTCTTCCGATTCTGTATGCAGGAGCAGCCTTCTGGTCCGTGAAATCTTTCTGGAACAAAAACAGGGTAGTAACTTTTAAAGATGCATTTTCAAGAGCGTTCGTTCCGATGTTTATTGGGGGAATTTTATCTATTTTCAGTATTTACGCTTTCCTGAATTTTGTAGATACAGATGCTAAAAAACTACTGAATTACCAATACGTACAAAGACAGAAAACGGAACTGGATACTGAATACCAGTCTGCAAGAAAGATTTTAAAACATCAGAAAGATATTGATGAATTAGACAAAAAATATAAAGAAAGGCTGCCTAGTTTTTCTCCTGAAGCCATTAAAGGGAAAGATATGCTCACAGCAAGTCATTTTTCAGGATATTTTGCGGCAATTCTTATATTTTACGTAGTTTTGTCAGTGTTTTTTGGCGCATTTTTCAGAACAAGAACTGTGTATCAGGAAACAGAAAATCAAGAATAA
- a CDS encoding metal-dependent hydrolase has translation MKIQFLGQNCFLFTYKDKTILSDPFYNYKKAESGFDILAQKIDYILLTHAHGDHIADVEEVLQFHPDATVIAVPEICAYFKTAKNKDDVNLGGSAKIDDLKISMVPAHHTSSFPDGSYGGVPVGYIFRLPEGKNMYLAGDTGVMADMELFPRLFGNIDLSILPIGSHYTMCPRKASFAAAELLKTPKVIGCHFDTFPAIEINHESALKHFADKNIELVLPKLGEEFEF, from the coding sequence ATGAAAATACAATTTTTAGGACAAAACTGTTTTTTGTTTACTTACAAAGACAAAACCATTTTAAGCGATCCTTTTTACAATTACAAAAAAGCGGAATCCGGCTTTGACATATTGGCACAGAAGATAGATTATATTTTATTGACCCACGCTCACGGCGATCATATTGCCGATGTGGAAGAAGTATTACAGTTTCACCCGGATGCAACAGTTATTGCGGTTCCTGAAATCTGTGCCTACTTCAAAACGGCAAAAAACAAAGACGATGTAAACCTGGGAGGATCAGCAAAAATCGATGATCTTAAAATTTCCATGGTTCCTGCTCATCATACAAGTTCATTCCCTGACGGAAGCTATGGAGGTGTTCCTGTAGGGTATATTTTCAGATTACCTGAAGGAAAGAATATGTATTTGGCTGGAGATACCGGAGTAATGGCTGATATGGAACTTTTCCCAAGACTTTTCGGGAATATAGATCTGTCCATCCTTCCTATCGGAAGCCATTACACAATGTGCCCCAGAAAAGCATCTTTTGCAGCAGCAGAATTATTGAAAACCCCGAAAGTAATAGGGTGCCACTTTGATACATTCCCTGCAATTGAAATCAACCATGAAAGTGCATTAAAGCATTTTGCAGACAAAAATATAGAACTTGTTCTTCCGAAATTAGGAGAAGAGTTTGAATTTTAA
- a CDS encoding SRPBCC family protein: MSSNNYVEAQMLIRKPVEDVFEAFINPEVTTNFWFTKSTGKLEVGKTITWEWEMYNVKSDVQVHEIIPNQLIKTEWGDPAVHVDYEFRVMEKGTLVVIKSYGFSQTGKDLLKVINDNTGGFTTVLDGCKAYLEHGINLRLIEDKFPQK; encoded by the coding sequence ATGAGTTCAAATAACTACGTTGAAGCTCAGATGCTTATCAGAAAACCGGTTGAGGATGTCTTTGAGGCATTCATCAATCCTGAAGTAACTACCAATTTCTGGTTTACCAAATCTACCGGAAAGCTGGAAGTGGGTAAAACCATTACCTGGGAATGGGAAATGTACAACGTAAAATCTGATGTTCAGGTACATGAAATTATCCCTAACCAGCTGATAAAAACAGAGTGGGGTGATCCTGCGGTACACGTTGATTATGAATTCAGAGTAATGGAGAAAGGAACTCTTGTTGTGATTAAAAGCTATGGCTTCAGCCAGACAGGTAAAGATCTTTTAAAAGTAATTAATGATAATACAGGCGGTTTTACAACAGTTTTGGACGGTTGCAAAGCTTACCTCGAACATGGAATCAATTTAAGACTGATTGAAGATAAGTTTCCACAGAAATAA
- the menA gene encoding 1,4-dihydroxy-2-naphthoate octaprenyltransferase produces MVDWIKAARLRTLPLSLSGIIMGAFIAKWRLYGEGGTWDWKIFALALLVTLLYQILSNYANDYGDGVKGTDAKRINEAESRAVASGKITAGQMKNAVILFSVLSFVATIALLYIAFIPDYMNEFYIFIGLGVACILAAIGYTVGKKPYGYMGLGDLFVFIFFGLVSVCGSYFLFTKTFSWDMLLPGTAVGMMSMAVLNLNNMRDIESDRLSGKNSFALRIGFRNAMIYEMILLQLPLILILIFLGINGFIQSQNYYVFIVMILLIPLAKLRRKIMSVKEPKELDPFLKQVGILTFTMAVLTAIGLNFFK; encoded by the coding sequence ATGGTTGATTGGATAAAAGCCGCAAGGCTAAGAACTTTACCGCTTTCCTTAAGCGGAATCATTATGGGAGCTTTCATTGCAAAATGGAGACTTTACGGTGAAGGAGGAACATGGGACTGGAAAATTTTTGCACTGGCACTTTTGGTAACACTTTTATACCAGATCTTATCAAACTATGCCAATGATTATGGAGACGGAGTAAAAGGAACTGATGCCAAAAGAATCAACGAAGCGGAATCCAGAGCCGTGGCTTCAGGAAAAATTACAGCCGGTCAGATGAAAAATGCCGTGATCCTTTTCTCTGTATTATCCTTTGTTGCTACCATTGCTTTATTATACATTGCTTTCATTCCGGATTATATGAATGAATTCTATATTTTCATTGGATTGGGAGTAGCCTGTATTTTGGCGGCAATTGGTTATACCGTTGGAAAAAAACCTTACGGATATATGGGATTGGGAGATCTTTTCGTATTTATCTTTTTTGGTTTGGTTTCGGTTTGCGGAAGTTATTTCCTGTTTACCAAAACATTCAGCTGGGATATGCTATTGCCTGGAACAGCAGTAGGGATGATGAGTATGGCTGTTCTTAACCTGAACAATATGAGAGATATAGAAAGCGACAGATTATCAGGAAAAAACAGTTTTGCACTAAGGATTGGTTTCAGAAATGCAATGATTTATGAAATGATCCTGTTGCAGCTTCCTTTAATCCTGATTCTTATATTCCTGGGAATAAATGGTTTCATACAGTCTCAAAATTATTATGTATTTATCGTAATGATTTTGCTGATTCCTCTTGCCAAGCTCAGAAGGAAGATTATGTCTGTAAAAGAGCCTAAAGAATTGGATCCGTTTTTAAAACAAGTCGGTATCCTTACTTTTACAATGGCAGTTCTTACAGCAATAGGACTTAATTTTTTTAAATAA
- a CDS encoding 1,4-dihydroxy-2-naphthoyl-CoA synthase yields the protein MIEWKTAKEYEDITYKKCNGVARIAFNRPEVRNAFRPKTTSELYDAFYDAYEDSSIGVVLLSGEGPSAKDGGWAFCSGGDQKARGHQGYVGEDGRHRLNILEVQRLIRFMPKVVIAVVPGWAVGGGHSLHVVCDLTLASKEHAVFKQTDADVTSFDGGYGSAYLAKMVGQKKAREIFFLGRNYSAQEALDMGMVNAVIPHAELEDTAYEWAQEILAKSPTSIRMLKFAMNLTDDGMVGQQVFAGEATRLAYMTEEAQEGRNAFLEKRKPDFGENQWIS from the coding sequence ATGATTGAGTGGAAAACCGCCAAAGAATACGAAGATATTACCTATAAAAAATGTAACGGGGTCGCAAGAATTGCTTTCAACAGACCGGAAGTGAGAAATGCCTTCAGACCCAAAACAACTTCAGAACTGTATGACGCTTTTTATGACGCTTATGAAGACTCTTCAATAGGTGTTGTTCTGCTTTCAGGAGAAGGTCCAAGCGCCAAAGACGGAGGATGGGCTTTCTGTAGTGGAGGCGACCAGAAAGCAAGAGGTCATCAGGGATATGTAGGCGAAGATGGAAGACATCGTTTGAATATTCTTGAAGTTCAGCGTTTGATCCGTTTCATGCCGAAAGTTGTTATCGCGGTGGTTCCCGGATGGGCTGTAGGTGGAGGACATTCACTTCATGTGGTGTGCGACCTTACTTTAGCTAGTAAAGAACATGCTGTATTCAAGCAGACTGATGCTGATGTAACCAGTTTTGACGGGGGTTACGGCTCTGCTTACCTTGCCAAAATGGTAGGCCAGAAAAAAGCCCGTGAAATATTCTTTTTAGGAAGAAATTATTCCGCTCAGGAAGCCTTGGATATGGGAATGGTGAATGCTGTAATTCCACATGCAGAATTAGAAGATACAGCCTACGAATGGGCTCAGGAAATATTGGCAAAATCTCCAACCTCAATCAGAATGCTGAAATTCGCAATGAACCTTACAGACGACGGAATGGTTGGGCAGCAGGTATTTGCAGGAGAAGCAACCCGTTTGGCTTATATGACGGAAGAAGCTCAGGAAGGAAGAAATGCGTTCCTTGAAAAAAGAAAACCGGATTTCGGGGAAAATCAGTGGATATCTTAA
- a CDS encoding tetratricopeptide repeat protein, with product MKKLILGIAIVASAFVFGQKGNDVNAKLQEANKAAMDAYNAKNYTAAAPKFVEVYNLLKTNGQDDKIYMYYAGLSYALANNTDESIKIYTDLVNSGFTGVQTNYTAKEKKTGQVVPLDKATWELMKKNPDYSDFKTEQTPSVEPELYETLTTLLLNAKKPNDALVIIEKGLAKYPNNAKLKDAQGTAYYESGNTEKFIGALKEQLAKNPGDATNWYNLGVMQSKNPATVEDAVASFKKAIEVKPDFDNAYQNLVYTVIGDDSKIVDQINASRKDKPDEATKLIDARRERFAKALPYAEGWYKAAPENLDALTALKEIYVVTKNMDKLKELKAKEAELKAKAK from the coding sequence ATGAAGAAACTCATTTTAGGTATAGCAATCGTGGCTTCTGCTTTCGTTTTCGGTCAGAAGGGTAACGATGTGAATGCCAAGCTACAGGAAGCGAACAAAGCTGCAATGGATGCATATAATGCAAAAAATTACACTGCCGCTGCACCTAAGTTTGTAGAAGTTTATAACTTATTAAAAACAAACGGCCAGGACGATAAGATATATATGTATTATGCAGGGTTAAGCTATGCTTTGGCAAATAATACAGATGAATCCATCAAAATATATACAGATCTTGTTAATTCAGGATTTACTGGTGTTCAGACCAATTATACTGCTAAAGAGAAAAAAACCGGTCAGGTAGTACCTTTGGATAAAGCAACCTGGGAGCTTATGAAAAAGAATCCTGATTATTCAGATTTTAAAACTGAGCAGACGCCAAGTGTTGAGCCTGAACTATATGAAACGTTAACAACTTTGCTTCTCAACGCAAAAAAACCTAACGATGCATTAGTGATCATTGAAAAAGGATTGGCAAAATATCCAAACAATGCTAAACTTAAAGATGCTCAGGGAACTGCATATTACGAATCAGGAAACACTGAGAAATTCATCGGAGCTCTTAAAGAGCAGCTTGCTAAAAACCCTGGTGATGCCACCAATTGGTATAATTTAGGGGTAATGCAGTCTAAAAACCCGGCTACAGTAGAAGATGCCGTTGCTTCATTCAAAAAAGCAATCGAGGTTAAGCCTGATTTTGACAATGCATACCAGAATCTTGTTTATACGGTAATTGGTGACGATTCTAAAATTGTAGACCAGATCAATGCCTCTAGAAAAGATAAACCGGATGAAGCTACTAAGCTGATCGATGCCAGAAGAGAAAGATTTGCGAAAGCACTTCCATATGCAGAAGGATGGTACAAAGCAGCACCGGAAAACCTTGATGCCCTTACTGCATTGAAAGAAATCTATGTTGTTACAAAAAACATGGATAAACTTAAAGAACTGAAAGCTAAAGAAGCAGAGCTTAAAGCAAAAGCAAAATAA
- the gyrA gene encoding DNA gyrase subunit A, with product MQKEGERLIPINIVDEMKSSYIDYSMSVIVSRALPDVRDGLKPVHRRVLYGMYGLGVFSNRKYLKSARIVGDVLGKYHPHGDSSVYDAMVRMAQEWSLRYPQVDGQGNFGSMDGDPPAAMRYTEARLKKISDEILSDLDKETVDFQNNFDDSLQEPTVLPTKVPNLLVNGTSGIAVGMATNMAPHNLSESIDAICAYIDNREITIDELMHHITAPDFPTGGIIYGYDGVRDAFHTGRGRVVLRAKVNFEEIGNRNAIIVTEVPYQVNKADMIARTAELIKDDKIAGIHEIRDESDRNGLRVVYELKNDAIPNVVLNLLYKYTALQTSFSVNNIALVKGRPEQLNLKDIIHHFVEHRHEVIVRRTQYELKKAKERAHILEGFMKVIGTQDALDRAISIIRHSANPQAAKEGLIEAFELSEIQAQAILDLRLARLTGMELDKIRDEYDAIMKEIMNLEDILANEPRRFEIIKEELLEIKEKYGDERRTAIDYSGGEMSIEDIIPNEAVVLTISHAGYVKRTSLSEYKIQSRGGVGNRAATTRDEDFLEYIVSATNHQYMLFFTEKGRCYWLRVFEIPEGSKTSKGRAVQNLINIEQDDKIKAYIRTNNLKDAEYVNQMSVVMVTKNGTIKKTSLEAYSRPRVNGVNAIEIRDNDQLLGAYLTNGTSQIMIATKNGKCIRFPEEKVREVGRGSIGVRGITMDDNDEAIGMIVVNDVEKETVLVVSEKGYGKRTAVEDYRITNRGGKGVITLNITEKTGNLIAIQNVTDDDGLMIINKSGVAIRMNMDEMRVMGRNTQGVRMINLKKNDEIAAIAKVEMDKDVEDDSEENEEGTGIVADNQENSTTPQAEIENPAEENENSDSEE from the coding sequence ATGCAAAAAGAAGGAGAAAGACTGATTCCTATCAACATTGTTGATGAAATGAAATCGTCTTATATCGATTATTCGATGTCGGTTATCGTTTCAAGAGCGCTGCCGGACGTAAGAGACGGCCTGAAACCCGTTCATAGAAGAGTACTTTATGGTATGTATGGATTAGGAGTTTTTTCTAACAGAAAATATCTGAAATCTGCAAGAATTGTTGGAGATGTTTTGGGTAAATACCACCCGCACGGAGACTCCTCAGTATATGATGCAATGGTGAGAATGGCTCAGGAATGGAGCTTACGGTATCCCCAGGTAGACGGGCAGGGTAACTTCGGTTCAATGGATGGTGACCCGCCTGCAGCAATGCGTTACACCGAAGCAAGACTGAAAAAGATCTCTGATGAGATTCTTTCAGATCTGGATAAAGAAACCGTTGATTTTCAGAATAACTTCGACGACAGTTTACAGGAACCTACCGTGCTTCCTACAAAAGTTCCCAACCTTCTGGTAAACGGTACTTCAGGGATCGCAGTAGGTATGGCAACCAATATGGCGCCACACAACCTTTCCGAATCTATTGATGCAATCTGCGCTTATATCGATAACAGAGAAATCACTATTGATGAGCTGATGCACCACATCACAGCACCGGATTTCCCTACAGGAGGGATCATTTATGGATACGACGGTGTAAGAGACGCTTTCCATACAGGAAGAGGAAGAGTAGTGCTGAGAGCAAAAGTGAATTTCGAAGAAATCGGAAACAGAAATGCGATCATTGTTACAGAAGTTCCTTACCAGGTGAATAAGGCAGATATGATTGCCAGAACAGCTGAATTGATAAAAGATGATAAAATTGCAGGGATTCATGAGATCAGAGACGAATCGGACAGAAATGGTCTGCGTGTCGTTTACGAACTTAAAAATGACGCCATTCCTAATGTTGTCTTAAACCTGTTATATAAATATACAGCACTTCAGACTTCTTTCAGTGTAAACAATATTGCATTGGTTAAAGGAAGACCTGAGCAATTGAACTTAAAGGATATCATCCATCATTTCGTAGAGCACAGACACGAAGTGATTGTAAGAAGGACTCAGTACGAGCTTAAGAAAGCCAAAGAAAGGGCTCATATTCTTGAAGGTTTCATGAAAGTGATCGGAACTCAGGATGCCTTAGACAGGGCAATCTCTATTATCCGTCACAGTGCCAATCCACAGGCCGCAAAAGAAGGTTTGATCGAAGCGTTTGAGCTTTCTGAAATTCAGGCCCAGGCTATTCTTGATCTGAGATTGGCTCGTCTTACAGGAATGGAGCTCGACAAGATCCGCGATGAATATGACGCGATCATGAAAGAGATCATGAACTTGGAAGATATTTTGGCCAATGAGCCAAGAAGATTTGAGATCATCAAAGAAGAATTGCTTGAAATCAAAGAAAAATACGGTGACGAAAGAAGAACTGCAATTGACTATTCAGGAGGAGAAATGTCTATTGAGGACATCATCCCGAACGAAGCCGTAGTTCTTACTATTTCACATGCAGGTTATGTGAAGAGAACTTCACTTTCCGAATACAAAATCCAGAGCAGAGGAGGTGTAGGTAACAGAGCGGCAACAACAAGGGATGAAGATTTCCTTGAATATATCGTTTCTGCAACCAATCACCAGTACATGCTATTCTTTACAGAAAAAGGAAGATGTTACTGGTTAAGAGTATTCGAAATCCCTGAAGGATCAAAAACATCCAAGGGAAGAGCGGTACAAAACCTTATCAATATTGAACAGGATGATAAGATTAAGGCATATATCAGAACCAACAACCTGAAAGATGCTGAATATGTAAACCAAATGAGTGTGGTGATGGTTACCAAGAACGGTACTATCAAGAAAACATCTCTTGAAGCTTACTCAAGACCTAGAGTTAATGGGGTTAATGCTATCGAGATCAGGGATAATGACCAGTTATTGGGTGCATACCTTACCAACGGTACTTCCCAGATCATGATTGCTACCAAAAACGGTAAATGTATCCGTTTCCCTGAAGAAAAAGTAAGAGAAGTAGGTAGAGGTTCTATCGGAGTACGCGGTATTACCATGGATGATAATGACGAGGCAATTGGTATGATTGTTGTGAATGATGTAGAAAAAGAAACAGTTCTTGTAGTTTCCGAAAAAGGATATGGTAAGAGAACCGCTGTAGAAGACTACAGAATCACCAACAGGGGAGGAAAAGGAGTAATTACCCTGAACATTACCGAAAAAACAGGAAATCTGATTGCTATTCAGAATGTAACAGACGATGACGGATTGATGATTATCAATAAGTCCGGTGTTGCCATCAGAATGAATATGGATGAAATGAGAGTAATGGGAAGAAATACCCAGGGAGTAAGAATGATCAATCTTAAGAAAAATGACGAAATTGCAGCCATTGCAAAAGTAGAAATGGATAAAGATGTAGAAGATGATTCTGAAGAAAATGAAGAAGGAACAGGAATTGTAGCTGATAATCAGGAAAACAGTACAACACCTCAGGCTGAAATTGAAAATCCGGCTGAGGAAAATGAGAATTCTGATTCTGAAGAATAA